A window of the Miscanthus floridulus cultivar M001 chromosome 14, ASM1932011v1, whole genome shotgun sequence genome harbors these coding sequences:
- the LOC136505962 gene encoding probable prolyl 4-hydroxylase 3, with the protein MEELSTEPRATVYHNFLSKKECDHLISLAKPHMTRSKVVDSLTGERKESSSRTSSGMSLTRGQDTIIRTIEKRIADYTSIPIENGEGLQVLHYAIGQKFEPHFDYTDVSLVTKNGGPCMATLLMYLSDVEKGGETVFPNATAKGKLSHQCLKLKSGISVKPKMGDALLFWSMKPDGSRDPTSLHGASPVIKGDKWSATKWMHVNKYN; encoded by the exons ATGGAGGAGTTGTCGACGGAGCCCCGCGCTACGGTGTACCACAACTTCCTT TCCAAGAAAGAATGTGACCACTTGATTTCACTGGCAAAGCCCCACATGACGAGGTCCAAAGTAGTTGATTCCCTGACTGGAGAGAGAAAGGAAAGCAG TTCTCGAACAAGTTCAGGAATGTCTCTTACAAGAGGGCAGGACACAATTATTCGTACAATTGAGAAAAGGATAGCAGATTACACCTCAATACCTATAG AGAATGGTGAGGGCCTTCAAGTTCTCCACTATGCAATTGGACAGAAGTTCGAGCCTCACTTTGACTACACTGACGTTAGTTTGGTCACAAAAAATGGAGGCCCTTGTATGGCGACTCTACTTATGTATCT CTCGGATGTTGAAAAGGGTGGCGAGACTGTGTTCCCTAACGCGACAGCAAAAGGCAAGCTGTCTCATCAATGTCTAAAGCTAAAGAGTGGTATATCTGTTAAACCTAAAATGGGAGATGCATTGCTTTTCTGGAGCATGAAGCCTGATGGATCTCGTGATCCCACAAGCCTGCATG GTGCAAGTCCAGTGATTAAAGGCGACAAATGGTCAGCGACCAAGTGGATGCATGTTAACAAGTACAACTAG